The DNA segment AACGCTATTAAAAGACTTGTTTAAACAATACAAAGGAAACCACatagctaaaaataaaaaaagaaactgaTCTCCTGCATCTAATATAACACCAAACCATCACATATTTtaccaaattaatttatttccaAGACCAATTTTTAGtccagaaaaatattttaaaattctagAACACATTTTTCCAGTTGTGAACCATCTGCAATCTCCAAACTTCCAGGATACATGAGTTCTTATCATTCAAACTTGTCATCATTTCTCCCTTGTGAGACTAGATATAAATCACGGTGGACACTACAATGAAAAGAATTAGCACATCGTTTATCCAAAGGAAAAATTGGAAGAAACAAAAATCCAAAAGACAAAACAAGATCACTTGTGGAGTCACAAGTTCGATAATTGGTCAACCTCCATAGGTACAGCTCCAACTGTCATTGCACAAGACCATGCAAAGCCTCCAACATGCCATCATCTTCCACTCCACTGGTCCACTGGTGGCAGTAGTAGAAGTTTGGTAGCAGTAACTACTACGAAGGATGGAGGGGAAGGAGAAGGAGAGACGAGGAACCTGGAAAGGACGATGGCCGAAGTTGTGCTCGTAGACATCGTTGGCGATGTTGTTTATGTCGAACGCTTCCACCACGCGTCCTCGAATCCCAGCCCGAAGCAGGGAGTATCTCTGCAGCCGGCGCAAACGATTCGTCAGTTGACGAATGTTATATTATGGAGAGAACAACGAACGAAACCCTAGTAGCAGTAAGTATTCACCAAACGGATGAGATCCGGGAATCGCAGTACCTACCATTCCGCCAATGCCGCTGTAGAATTCGAGGATCCTCCAACAACGACAAATCTTTTCCTCCACCTCCATCTCCGTCTCCGTCCGCATCTCCATCTCCACCACCCGTCGGGTTCTTCCGGCTACATATAGATTAAAAATGGCTGTTGTTAGAATGGGTTTGCCGTTACGAGTTGGAAAGGGCGTGGGATTTGGGCTTCACGAAGCGGCCCTGAGGGCCATGAtgttttaaaaattaatcatgCGAGTTTAAAACGGTGAATCAAACCGgttcataaataatttaattttaaaaaatataaataattttaattcagAAATACTTTTCTTCAGCTCAATTAATCTATAAAAAACCAAACTGATTTTTATTTAAACATATCAAGCTCGATCGAATTTACTATCGTATATCGTTAAATGATTCAGATCGATTAATCAAATTGGTCCCAAACTCAAAATCTTAGAATCACTAAGATCGTATTCTAGTTGGGTCTGTTTCAATGCGATCATTCCACATATGATGTGAGCCCAATTTTATAAATCTTATAGTTCGACCAAATTGGACTGACATTCTAGTTCGATTTAATTAAATCGAACCGATTCACCAAATCAAATTAattcattttaaatatatatatatatatatatatatatatatattataattgattaatcaaattaattaattttgaacTGATTCAATTAGATAGATCCAAACCGATTTCGATTTAGACCTACCTTACCTTAATCGAACTAAATCAAAAATCAAATTAGTTTGATTCGACCCTTAATGATTTGATTCAAATGGGTCTGAACGCACCTATCCTTTAACCTAATCTTTAACATTTAAGAAAAGAATTGGATTTGTTATCTCATCAATAAAGGACTTTAAATTAGAATGTTCCCATAAGAACCATAAAGACCAAAATGGAAATAGCCgcttatcaaaatattttaacaATTCTATTCACTCCATTGTTTCATTCCAGGCCAAGGCAATGCAACTAATAACAAAACCTTCAAGACCCAATGCAGCAGAGCCGGAACCCTTTTCTCAATTGGTCAGTTAGCTTAAGTGCAGAATGTTAAGTGATATATGCACATGCCTAACACATAATGCTGATTTGAGATGGACAAAACACAAGGAAAACATCACTGAAGAGAGTGTTGACTGGTTTAAACATTACAAAATGTGCCTTCAAGACCAGAATACACTTGTGGCATATGATCAAGGTGCCTTTCTTCTGCTTGCACTGCCACTTGGGGCTCTTGTAACAGCTGAGTCCACTGAAGCATGCAAGTCCCGGGTCCCCACAGAAGGACTGCCCCGAAATCCACGAGCAACATGACTGCGAGGAGACTCAGAGTGCATTCCACTTTTCCGGCCACGGGCTTCCACCTCTAATGATTGCGCCTCCTCCATTAGCATGTTTAACTGATACAACAAGGACCGCAATCAGCTCATTTCAAACTGTGCACAATCATCTTTGACATCCTGAAAGAAAATATCAGTCCAGTTTACCCTGATTTCATTTTCCTTCAACCGGCCTTGCAGAGCGCTTATCGTAGGGTTTAaactacaagaatcaagataaccAACATTAGCATGATAATCTTTCTTCAGGTAATCAAGATGAAAGATGGCATATGGACATAAAGATAACAGTATCTCTTCCCACCAATACTCCATTAGTTTGCAGAGGGAAGCCTGGTATGTTGATGTATGATGAACATAATTTAGGGGGTGTATCCTCCCATTGCTGGTTGAGACACGAAATCAATTAAGCAAAAGGCTGAGTCATCATAGACTTAGAAGTACAGATCGTAGAAGAATCATAGATCAAACAGAAGACGTACCACATGTTCTCAAATATGGCTTGCTTATACGCTGATCGTTCTTCTTCAAATAGTACATGCTGCATATCTGTAAATGACTTCAAGGGAGAGTTGAgcttcaacatatacctagctggCAGAACTTGAAGTGGCACTTCCTTCCTAAGGTACTCTGCACCACTGCCAGCCAATGCAAAGTAGAGAAACAGATTAGCACCATCAGATGGCTATTGAGCACTTAAAGTTGACATACAAAAAGATTATGATCCACTTAAGCAATAAATACGTCTCCACACAGACAAAATAGCCAGACATATCAAGAAATAAGGCTAAAACAACAAAATAAAGAATTTTATTCAAGGACTCAATAAGAAAATTTTTCACTTAATAGAGGGCATAGAAGAATTGTCTGAATCATATTTATGCAATACCTCTAGATAACCACAGCAAAATCATAAGCAAAACCACGTGACTCTACACTAAGTCCTACATCCACAGTGAAGTTGTAGAATCAACATCATTCAATAAACATGGAAGTAATTTCACAGGCCACAACCTAGAGAATAATAATATGTTCCTTCAGACAGAAGGCTTGACAGTAGCAGTTGGAACACCTCTAAATAAAGAGTTAATAAATGGGACATACAAAAAACACAAAAGGATAAGGGACAGGATAGAACAGGCacgataagaaaaaaaatgaattttcCAATTTTGATCACATAGCAAGTCAAGTTTGCCATGTTCGATAGTAAAATATCTGTACATACCAATCAGTTATGTCAGGCAAGGGCAATCATTTCTTGGCACAAACACTCCAACTAAAAGTAAACCATCACTTGTCCGACCAATGTTGCAAGTGATCTCTTTTGGTCAATCAGCAACGATATGCTAAAGCTTAAAACACAAATATGCAAAGGTTTTATGCTTTCCTTGAATGCTTTGTACATTAGGCACTCGCACATGGCAGTACCTAATACAATCAGCTAAAAGGCCCTTGTGAAAGCCAGTTGTTAAAGAATTAAATTGGAGTTCAACAAAAAGATATCTAATcaataatcttaaagatattacgTAAATTTACTATCTTTCAGCCAAAAAATAAAGGACAGCTTAGTGTCCTATGTTCCTTCTGTTAAATAATGTCACTCAAAGCTggatatgcatgaacctaaattcCAGCAGGGTTAAACTAATCTGTCAAACAATCAACCTAAAAAATTGAAGGTAGCACCTTCTTTACGAACATTCAACAACCACCAGGAATGactataattaataattaaataagcTGTTTATAGAAGAAAGTGTTGATGGTTTCCGAAATATCGACAAATAAAGTAAGAAGCAAAAAGCCATTTACCAAATAATCAGTCTTGGAATTATGTTTAGTCATCATAAACCTGGAGCCTGTTATGGAGCTAACTCAATTGTCAGTCACCCAACAGGCCCACTCATAGAACGTGACAACAATATGACCCATATGTGGATcagaaccagtgatttaaaaagcgctatgtATCAAaatgcgccaaggtccaaaaacgcccaaggcgctaggcactcgcccgagcgaaacaaaacactctaaaatattaaaatataaaaaatatataatataattaataaatatgattatttaaataaaatatgacattaaattaaaaatatctaaagtaCCAAGTCACATTATCCATCTCCTAAtagcaaaaatgtcaaaaaactcaaaattcaaaacaataaagttttacatcaaagtcattcatcatcatAATTAACATCATCTTCATTTTCAAACAATTCATTTTCATAAGTTCATTCTCTTCCTCTGGTCTTTCTTCTTTATCAAAATATGTTTTATTCTCTTCAACAATAACAGGATCCGAGCTTGATGttattgcactcatttttctcttcgtCATTTATcttatatatgtttgtaattctccaacacccgaagctcttgccacatctcccgaTGTCAAGCTattatcttcaaatacaagcttgtTTTCGGCATCTTGCAAGTTTGCACTCATTTCTCTCACCAACcaatcatttgaatcatcaatgtcttgtaatgagattgaatcaattcTATTTCACAAATCATGATGAGCCTTCAAAGCtcgattatactttatataaacaagatcgtgtaatcgttgatggtcgaaccgatttcttctctttgagtgaatctatcatatcatataatttaaaaatatattaatacatctataaaaaaataaattaaaatattctgTTATACTTACATGCTTAAAGACACCTTAGTTTTGCTCAAAACCcacagcactacatgtcaaactaagtatttTGATAGCAACTTGCTATAAGTTCAAGATggaattttcaaatatactccactattcagttgcaaaatttattttattattagcaataacatagtaacatactatagatgaaattaattatatcaaattattaatacctggggATGTAGTTGTCTTGGATCGAACTGCCATAGGAATTCTAAAAAGACTATCGGCATTCTTATAAAAAGATAATTCATAAATAATCTCATCTTCCACCTCAAGACTTGGAACTAATCTTACAATGCATTGATATAACACATTCAGAACTTCTTTATCAAACCCAACAAATGtggtcttataaaagaattctgggttcaaataatatcctgttacTTGCAAGGGATGATAAAGCTACCAATTCCATTTTTCATCAATGATTgcaaatattttatcatatttttttatttccattAAAAGACTTTTGAATCGTCTCCTttactctatccatagcctcataaatatatcacattgcaggcttattttcattatccgtcAACCGAataactcgaacaagagggctcattacctttaatatataaactacaaaaTTCCAAAAGGACGACATTGAGATGATATTACTGGCCCTCCTGTCTttcgcttcttttgcccatttgcttgtcacccatttctccgaGGTAACCATGTTTCTCAGGTTATGTTTTTGATGATACACACTTTGTAATGTTAAGaaggaagtagcaaatcgggtaacatCATATCTCACCAATTTCTTGTTGCTTGTAAGTAAatcctctcatcatattcaatgcCCCAGCataattataaagaaatccaacaacaaatatTGCCCtttctaaaattttcttgatttcaaGGATCTTTCTAATATCCTCtaatattaaatcaatacaatgtgttgAAGAATCTATTGAATTGCTTTGTATACTTGTCATTTATCCTGAAGCcctaataataatttcaaataaataaagattAGTAGTATTAAAATCTAAATAGCATATTATTAATCTActaaataaagattattttatacaTTAATTAATAATCTACTATTAACATATTGTTAACTGTAGTAGGGAAGAGTAGAGACCGATAGTGAGAAGTTGCAGTGAGAAGCTAAGTGGCATATGGTAGGAGGCAATAGAGTCGCGGACAAATAGCACGAGGCAGTAAAGTCGCGGATAGACACCAAGAGGCAATAGACAGTAGCGAAAGCTACGGAGTCGCGGGCAATAGGAGGCAACAGACAATAGCAGCGGCAACGGAGTCGTGTCGCGAACAACAACAAGCAATGGACAGCAGTAGCAACagacaacaatggaagctgaggaGACTCGATCAGCTATAGAGGAAGACTCGGAGGCAGCGGGAGAAACCGTCGACGGCGAAGGCAAAGGGAGAAATCATCAGCGGCGAACATAGAGGGAGAAATCTTCGACGATGGAAACAGTGAGAGAAGCGTGCGTAGTGTTGGGATTCGGGGTCGCGCACTAATATAACAACGTGCATTGGTTAAAATTTAATTGAACCAGACTTAAAAGTCTAATTTAGTCGCCCATATCACCCGAGCGCTCACCCAAAGCGCCCGGCGCCAGGGCTCAAGCGAATGCCCAGGTGACGCGCTTCAAGGCGTGccacctctttgaagcgcgtcgcctggctCTTAaacgaggcactcgggcctcgccttgcttgcccgagcgcctaggcgagcgctcgagcgcctttttaaatcactgatcggaACCCCATTACAAAGCAGGAAGAGTTGCCAACTATTATTCTGCCTCAGATAGGTTGAGATCTTGTTCAATGATCCATCTCATGTTGTGCTTCAAATTGAGGCCTAGACCCTGTCATGGTCACATAAGCTCTAGGGGGCTGTCTACTATTGGGATCCCAAAAAACCCCATAACAAAGGTTAAAACAAGATAGAACAgtattataaacaaaattttacattattagtCATTTTTTATTCTTAACCCAATGTATCTAGGAATTTGGCTCTACAAATTAGCCTGAATATAAGACATTGTAAGCCACTTTAAGATATATCTTGGCAATTATTTACTCTTTTCCAAAAATTAAttcattcttttttcctttaactTGTCACTTAGATGCAATTCTTGCTGGAACTAAAAGAAGCACTAATTAAAGATATTAATCCCCAACAGATTCAAACATGCAAGAATTGACACAAGAAAGACAATACAACTAACTTCCAAAAACTCAAGGTAGCTATCCATGTGAAAGAACAAATGTGAGACACTAATTCTCTCATATATGTTGACAAAATAACATCATTAAAATCCACCAGATCACAATCAGAAGCACAACAGATTGTCCAACATTGAGAAAGGGCACTAGGACAAAAACATATGCAAGGACACAACCATCAACAACAATTATATAACCTAGTTATTATTAAACAATACCTCATATCCATGTTTGAACGATGCAAGGCCTCCTGCATGCTTGGTGTCATATCTGAAGAGTCTGAATCAGCCCCCGCATTCTCTCTCATTCTTTGCTTTCCTAAATAATTGACATCGGCATAAGAAAAGAGCTCCCCTAAATCTGAAGATTTTCCTCCAACCTAAACAAAGCAATTGTTTttttatatcataaaaaaatcactGACAGACGTTATTCTGAAAGTCAGCATACTTAATAAGTATTTATCATGAGTAAAAAGAGTCATCAAAATAAAACAAAGTTCTACTCAATATATGACTTTTCTACTTGGCAAAAGAGCGCAATGCTAGAATAAACAAAAGTTCCAAAGCGGCTAGATTCTTTAAAATCCTGCTTATATTAAAATTCAAAAGTTCTTCCAATCATGAATAAAGCGCATGAATTTGCAAAAGCCTAATTGCATACAGTAGCATACGTACAGAATTCTAGGTGCAGCAGTGCAAGCAGGTAATGAACCATCAGCCATGCAGATAAGCAAACAAAAAAGGTGTTAATATCTCAGAAAACTATCCACAAATTCACTCTAATCTTTCTAAAAAGAGCAATACTAATGTGGCCCTTTTCTATCTTACagcctcacaaatgtattcactaGAAACCTTTTATGGGGCCCATGTGGAACCTCCAGAGGCTTTAATTGAGTTTTAAATGGTCAGCGAGTAAACTGATTTAGTTTatgtatataataaaattatgacATGACCTTAGAGGTGCTTGCTATACATGAGATCCTTTCCCCTCTTGCCTCTATCCCATCTTCGTCTCTTTCCTCTTTGCCCTCTACTTTCTCTCTTGACAGATGTTGATGACAGAAACAACAGTTGTGGATGGTGAGAACACAACAGTCTAGTGGATATGGTGAAATGCAAATAAAGTGGTGGCAACAACAAtaaacttttttttccttttctcctcCCCCTCCAACAAATGCAGGAAAGGAAAGCCAATGGCAGTCATGGTGACAGTTGCAGCACCCACTGCCTTTCCTcgttctccttctgttcttcgtgTTCCTCCAAGGGAGAGAGAGCAGCTGAAGTTGGCCAATTCTTGCCTAAATCAACCAATTCCAGTGACAAAGCGGAAAAATTGACTGGAACCAAGTAGGGAGTCATCTATCTTAACCTGGATCAGCTGATCTGGCAAATCGTTACCTTTTAGTAGATAGGACGAGAAAAAATATAAGAATGTAGTAAATGTTATAAGCATAACTGTCCACAAAGATTTAAGAGAAAATGGTTTATAAGTCAAAAGAAATAGCAACATAACCATATTATAAGAGTGTGTAATGTAGACAATAGAtgaaataacaaaagaaagacagtGCACGGTGCTCCTACCAATGTGGGGAATACGGAGAGTCAATGTATGCAATTTTATCCCCTAAGCAAAAAGGTTTTTTGTATAACTCAATCTTGTCAAAAACAACTTTATGTCAAGGTTCATGCTCTTGAAATAAGAACCTAAAAAATCAAAGAATGATTTTTAGTTCACGTAAAAGGATATGATATGAATAAGTTAATCCATAGTATATAAGACCAGGGTTTTGAATGTTGATCTGGTACCTACAATGATTCATACCACCCAGTTCCAGcccaaaaagaaataaaaagtaaTACCTACAAGCttcgtttttaatttcgaatgataccacctGTATTGGGTGGTATGTACCGGGCAACCAACAAACCGAtatgcggaccgcccgctaccgggcgataccgtcgattggggttgtttccgtCCCGTTACCATGCGAAATCGGTCGATGACGGTCAATTTTGACCGTCGCTGCCCGCTACGGGACGGTATTAgctgagggagaaggaagaagaggaagaagaaaagggaaaaccTCAAGAACTAATGCCGCTCTCCCTCGACAATCCGGAGTCATCGGACGCCGCAGATGAGATGTCACCTCCTCGACGTCGTcagacttctcctcatccgcgcaGGTAGAAGAAGCCTCGACGATCGCCAAGGCTTCACGGGGAGAAGAAaacgaggtttcttctccccatgtggGGAGAACAAACGAGGCGACATCGCCCTTTTTTTTAACTTTAACtttaactttattattattataattataattattattattattattattattattatatatatatatatatatatatatatatataccgagcggtatgccaaagcataccgctcggtatactagtaccgtaccgtaccgagctaggTTCGATACTCCGATAcagtacgaaattacgaaccttgcctACGAGTACAAAACCATAGGTCTGATACTGATCCTTTCTTGGACTAGTAAATACCAGCGAGTATAGGCAGCTAGCACATAATTTAGTCAAATGAAGTACTAGTACTGGTAGgcaattcttttttattattttatccatCAATACCAAGCAGTTTATGTCAGTAGACCACTAAATATCCTGGAACTATATCAGTCCGACAAATTATCAAAACTGGCGATGGACTGAATCAAAATCTTTGCCACAAAAAAGAGATAATTTACAGAAGTAAAGAAATTGAAATACCAAAATCACTTTAGTTACAAGCATGACTCTCAAGAAACGAGACCTTGTAACTCCTTAAATCTCACAATGAATAATCATTGGAGGAAAGAAAATGATCTCATACactcaaaaaattattttataaagttAAGGAGCAATAAGATCAATCATCACATCtaccattttttaaaaaatcttcaCTCCCATTTTACTCCAAGAGATAACTTTCTTTATTAGCAAGATCTTTAATTGGGGATTAGTTTTGTTGTAAACCATCTTCTATTGAGTATATCTTCCCAATTATCTTCCACTTTAGACTTAAATTCCTTTCTTATCCCCATAATCAATGAAGATGACATAGAAATACATGAGATGTTGTCATGTGGCAACTTATTACATATAAAATAAGAAACcaataaaatattaaaactaaAATAAACATAGGAGCTCCTTTATAAAATGCTTCCAGTGCGTAATTTCACCGACTGAAACAATTGACAAATCTTTgatccaaggattgaaattttataCTGTACTGGAGTTTCaagattcgctcggtacggtatggtacagtataccgagcggtacatttcGATATAtcgctcagtatatatatatatatatatatatataaaagtaagaAAAAGGGGCGACTACCTCGTCGCCCTTTTTGGCgcttggggagaagaaacctcgggTGCTCCCCACGTGGGCAGAAAAACGAGGCAACATTgccttctccccacgcggggaagaaaaacgaggcgacgtcgcctcttttCTGCCCACGCGAAGAgaaggtggggagaagaaaccgtttCCTTCTCCCTACGCAAAAAAAGGgcgacgaggcgacgtcgcctcgtttcttaTGCTTACGTGGAGAGAAGAAACGTCGCCTCGACGatgctcggtttcttctccccacgacgt comes from the Musa acuminata AAA Group cultivar baxijiao chromosome BXJ2-8, Cavendish_Baxijiao_AAA, whole genome shotgun sequence genome and includes:
- the LOC135619374 gene encoding uncharacterized protein LOC135619374 — encoded protein: MSLTSVKMAEEVWLTCLTHALTTETEEIMGLLLGDIQYSNSGNATALIWGASPQMRSDRRKDRVETNPELLAAASAQAERMTLTTGRTTRVIGWYHSHPHITVLPSHVDVRTQAMYQLLEHGFIGLIFSCFSEDAQKVGKIQVIAFQSMDGKQRQAPPVTNSSIIEVESSWSSSDNAFLVSTPALTESFEQDTGDSRASKASKVGGKSSDLGELFSYADVNYLGKQRMRENAGADSDSSDMTPSMQEALHRSNMDMSGAEYLRKEVPLQVLPARYMLKLNSPLKSFTDMQHVLFEEERSAYKQAIFENMCNGRIHPLNYVHHTSTYQASLCKLMEYCLNPTISALQGRLKENEIRLNMLMEEAQSLEVEARGRKSGMHSESPRSHVARGFRGSPSVGTRDLHASVDSAVTRAPSGSASRRKAP